A single window of Periplaneta americana isolate PAMFEO1 chromosome 14, P.americana_PAMFEO1_priV1, whole genome shotgun sequence DNA harbors:
- the LOC138713173 gene encoding methyl farnesoate epoxidase-like isoform X1 — MLAILLVTTVILLSTALLLRKYSRPSNFPPGPPWLPLVGSFPDLRRACSEHRHLHAALGALAGRHETPVLGLRLSAPTVVVFGHDLVRHVLTREEFDGRPDSFFIRLRAMGGRRGITFTDGGLWHEQRSFALRHLKQLGLGRGPMEALVTAELRGLLQLLADGGEARVGEACAPGVLSALWVLVAGAGFSREDPLLRRLLSAFKARSSAFDMAGGTLDLCPWLRFLAPEWSGYNLIRRINADLKHIFMTTIKEHQKLYSQDKTDDLIDAFLHEMELRKGKTSFTVDQLVMVCMDFFIAGVLTTSTTLDFLFATMLRHPDAQRRVQAELDSVVGRDRLPDFSDRPNLPYVEAVLLEVQRLYLVTPIIGPRRVTKNTTLYGYDIPKNTTVLLSLWSVHHDTQHWGDPEVFRPERHLDERGDVVVDEWLMPFGLGKRRCLGEALARSCTFLFFAGILHQFEVLPAPGKELPSEDPVPGIVIAPQPYTALLRPRS; from the exons ATGCTGGCTATCCTGCTCGTCACGACCGTCATCCTGCTCTCAACCGCTCTGCTCCTCAGGAAGTACTCCAGACCGAGCAATTTCCCGCCAG GTCCGCCATGGCTGCCGCTGGTGGGCAGCTTCCCTGATCTGCGGCGGGCGTGTAGTGAGCACAGACACCTGCACGCGGCGCTGGGCGCGCTGGCGGGGCGGCACGAGACGCCCGTGCTGGGGCTCCGGCTGTCCGCGCCCACCGTCGTGGTGTTCGGCCACGACCTCGTGCGCCACGTGCTCACGCGTGAGGAGTTCGACGGACGCCCCGACTCCTTTTTCATCCGCCTGCGTGCCATGGGGGGACGCAGAG GCATCACCTTCACGGACGGGGGGCTGTGGCACGAGCAGCGCAGCTTCGCACTGCGGCACTTGAAGCAGCTGGGGCTGGGGCGAGGCCCCATGGAGGCGCTGGTGACGGCGGAGCTGCGGGGCCTGCTCCAGCTGCTGGCGGACGGCGGCGAGGCGCGCGTGGGGGAGGCCTGCGCCCCCGGGGTGCTCAGCGCGCTGTGGGTGCTGGTGGCGGGCGCCGGGTTCTCGCGCGAAGACCCTCTGCTGCGCCGCCTGCTCTCCGCCTTCAAGGCGCGCTCCTCCGCCTTCGACATGGCGGGCGGCACCCTCGACCTGTGCCCCTGGCTGCGCTTCCTCGCCCCGGAGTGGAGCGGCTACAACCTCATCCGACGCATCAACGCCGACCTCAAACACATCTTCATG ACAACAATCAAGGAGCACCAGAAACTATACAGCCAGGATAAAACTGACGATCTGATCGACGCATTTCTTCATGAGATGGAGCTCAGGAAAGGCAAGACGTCTTTCACAG TGGATCAGTTGGTGATGGTGTGCATGGACTTCTTCATCGCGGGCGTACTGACCACAAGTACGACGCTGGATTTCCTGTTCGCCACGATGCTACGGCACCCCGACGCCCAGCGCCGTGTGCAGGCGGAGTTGGACTCAGTGGTGGGCAGGGACAGACTGCCCGACTTCAGCGACAGACCCAA TCTGCCGTACGTGGAGGCCGTCCTCTTGGAGGTGCAGCGTCTGTACCTGGTGACGCCAATCATCGGGCCCCGACGAGTGACCAAGAACACAACGCTCTACGGGTACGACATCCCTAAG AATACGACGGTGCTGCTGAGCCTATGGTCCGTCCATCACGACACACAGCACTGGGGCGACCCTGAGGTATTCCGGCCTGAACGACATTTGGATGAGAGGGGCGATGTAGTGGTTGACGAGTGGCTTATGCCCTTTGGTCTGG GTAAGAGACGCTGCCTCGGCGAGGCGCTTGCAAGGAGCTGCACGTTCCTGTTCTTCGCCGGGATCTTGCACCAGTTCGAGGTGCTGCCCGCGCCGGGCAAGGAGCTCCCCAGTGAGGACCCGGTGCCCGGGATTGTCATAGCCCCGCAGCCATATACGGCACTGCTGAGGCCCAGAAGTTGA
- the LOC138713173 gene encoding methyl farnesoate epoxidase-like isoform X2 codes for MKNVFAACPPWLPLVGSFPDLRRACSEHRHLHAALGALAGRHETPVLGLRLSAPTVVVFGHDLVRHVLTREEFDGRPDSFFIRLRAMGGRRGITFTDGGLWHEQRSFALRHLKQLGLGRGPMEALVTAELRGLLQLLADGGEARVGEACAPGVLSALWVLVAGAGFSREDPLLRRLLSAFKARSSAFDMAGGTLDLCPWLRFLAPEWSGYNLIRRINADLKHIFMTTIKEHQKLYSQDKTDDLIDAFLHEMELRKGKTSFTVDQLVMVCMDFFIAGVLTTSTTLDFLFATMLRHPDAQRRVQAELDSVVGRDRLPDFSDRPNLPYVEAVLLEVQRLYLVTPIIGPRRVTKNTTLYGYDIPKNTTVLLSLWSVHHDTQHWGDPEVFRPERHLDERGDVVVDEWLMPFGLGKRRCLGEALARSCTFLFFAGILHQFEVLPAPGKELPSEDPVPGIVIAPQPYTALLRPRS; via the exons GTCCGCCATGGCTGCCGCTGGTGGGCAGCTTCCCTGATCTGCGGCGGGCGTGTAGTGAGCACAGACACCTGCACGCGGCGCTGGGCGCGCTGGCGGGGCGGCACGAGACGCCCGTGCTGGGGCTCCGGCTGTCCGCGCCCACCGTCGTGGTGTTCGGCCACGACCTCGTGCGCCACGTGCTCACGCGTGAGGAGTTCGACGGACGCCCCGACTCCTTTTTCATCCGCCTGCGTGCCATGGGGGGACGCAGAG GCATCACCTTCACGGACGGGGGGCTGTGGCACGAGCAGCGCAGCTTCGCACTGCGGCACTTGAAGCAGCTGGGGCTGGGGCGAGGCCCCATGGAGGCGCTGGTGACGGCGGAGCTGCGGGGCCTGCTCCAGCTGCTGGCGGACGGCGGCGAGGCGCGCGTGGGGGAGGCCTGCGCCCCCGGGGTGCTCAGCGCGCTGTGGGTGCTGGTGGCGGGCGCCGGGTTCTCGCGCGAAGACCCTCTGCTGCGCCGCCTGCTCTCCGCCTTCAAGGCGCGCTCCTCCGCCTTCGACATGGCGGGCGGCACCCTCGACCTGTGCCCCTGGCTGCGCTTCCTCGCCCCGGAGTGGAGCGGCTACAACCTCATCCGACGCATCAACGCCGACCTCAAACACATCTTCATG ACAACAATCAAGGAGCACCAGAAACTATACAGCCAGGATAAAACTGACGATCTGATCGACGCATTTCTTCATGAGATGGAGCTCAGGAAAGGCAAGACGTCTTTCACAG TGGATCAGTTGGTGATGGTGTGCATGGACTTCTTCATCGCGGGCGTACTGACCACAAGTACGACGCTGGATTTCCTGTTCGCCACGATGCTACGGCACCCCGACGCCCAGCGCCGTGTGCAGGCGGAGTTGGACTCAGTGGTGGGCAGGGACAGACTGCCCGACTTCAGCGACAGACCCAA TCTGCCGTACGTGGAGGCCGTCCTCTTGGAGGTGCAGCGTCTGTACCTGGTGACGCCAATCATCGGGCCCCGACGAGTGACCAAGAACACAACGCTCTACGGGTACGACATCCCTAAG AATACGACGGTGCTGCTGAGCCTATGGTCCGTCCATCACGACACACAGCACTGGGGCGACCCTGAGGTATTCCGGCCTGAACGACATTTGGATGAGAGGGGCGATGTAGTGGTTGACGAGTGGCTTATGCCCTTTGGTCTGG GTAAGAGACGCTGCCTCGGCGAGGCGCTTGCAAGGAGCTGCACGTTCCTGTTCTTCGCCGGGATCTTGCACCAGTTCGAGGTGCTGCCCGCGCCGGGCAAGGAGCTCCCCAGTGAGGACCCGGTGCCCGGGATTGTCATAGCCCCGCAGCCATATACGGCACTGCTGAGGCCCAGAAGTTGA